In the genome of Fretibacterium sp. OH1220_COT-178, one region contains:
- a CDS encoding DUF4234 domain-containing protein: MNCMHCGAVLPVRAERCEYCGAATPYAKANLEEKLRQEKKDGLKSMKRVSGGMLLFLYFFSLGFYSCIWYILRSKSLNRLAPNKIRLPLWAACLYTFLIVSWFSLPQDFVRLGLGLSAEAIDDYFSLAFLLSFVLSLWLAFRVRSILQIYASQYLEKNVVVLSIASSGLMTVLFGALYLQFQVNKMISMELLNPDL; encoded by the coding sequence ATGAACTGCATGCACTGCGGAGCGGTCCTGCCCGTCAGAGCCGAGCGATGCGAATACTGCGGCGCTGCCACCCCCTATGCGAAGGCCAACCTGGAGGAGAAGCTCAGACAGGAAAAGAAGGACGGCCTCAAGTCCATGAAACGCGTGTCCGGAGGAATGCTCCTGTTCCTCTACTTTTTCAGCCTGGGCTTCTACAGCTGCATCTGGTACATACTGCGGAGCAAATCCCTGAACCGCCTTGCCCCCAACAAGATCCGACTCCCTCTGTGGGCCGCCTGCCTGTACACGTTCCTTATCGTCAGTTGGTTTTCCCTTCCGCAGGACTTTGTCCGCCTCGGACTGGGGCTCTCGGCCGAGGCGATCGACGACTATTTCTCACTCGCCTTTCTGCTGAGCTTCGTCCTTTCCCTGTGGCTGGCCTTTCGGGTCCGCAGCATCCTTCAGATCTACGCCTCGCAGTACCTGGAGAAGAACGTCGTCGTGCTCAGCATCGCCTCCTCGGGCCTGATGACGGTATTGTTCGGCGCTCTCTACCTTCAGTTTCAGGTCAAC